One Argiope bruennichi chromosome 5, qqArgBrue1.1, whole genome shotgun sequence DNA segment encodes these proteins:
- the LOC129969053 gene encoding G2/mitotic-specific cyclin-A-like, whose translation MSWWFKVNGSEAESNGVLPRRPFVDLQNRCQEAPCCRQPKQQSVYLPEKENVCSIPQNEINRRNKRESIENFFTDPILLKEIYCTMKVAESKSCPLFRRSADKISTDMRSCFIDWLIYKAESFALDTATLHLAVHYADKYFYKEEAGVEDLPLIGSCAILLACKHEEARDRLPKVNDLIRHASNAFSRREVFQMEQKMLKALDFKMSYPTGYLFLQVFCSLLNIKDEEAFLAQYLCEIALIFEDVCFYTEPSKIAAASLISARYLLGIQPWFDDIVDISGYNIIELIVTSRLLCAKFDKIMVTEFKRVIAKYSSSKYKNISEKSYPNTIHI comes from the coding sequence ATGTCGTGGTGGTTTAAAGTAAATGGAAGTGAAGCAGAGTCTAATGGAGTCTTACCTAGGCGTCCTTTCGTCGATCTACAAAATCGTTGTCAAGAAGCACCTTGCTGCAGGCAGCCGAAACAGCAAAGCGTTTACTTACCTGAAAAGGAAAACGTGTGTTCTATTCCACAGAATGAAATCAACAGAAGAAATAAGAGagaatcaattgaaaatttttttacagatccTATACtcctaaaagaaatttattgtacCATGAAGGTAGCAGAAAGTAAAAGCTGCCCATTATTTCGCAGATCTGCTGATAAAATCAGCACTGATATGCGATCGTGCTTCATTGATTGGCTCATTTATAAAGCAGAGTCTTTTGCTCTGGATACTGCTACACTGCATTTAGCAGTGCATTATGCagataaatatttctacaaagAAGAAGCTGGTGTGGAAGATCTACCACTTATTGGATCGTGTGCGATTTTACTTGCATGCAAACATGAAGAAGCTAGAGATCGTTTACCTAAGGTAAACGATCTAATTAGGCATGCTTCCAATGCTTTCAGTAGAAGAGAAGTTTTTCAAATGGAGCAAAAAATGCTGAAagcattagattttaaaatgtcttatccAACAGGATATctatttttacaagttttttgtAGTTTACTTAACATTAAGGACGAGGAGGCTTTTTTAGCCCAGTATTTATGTGAAATTGCTCTCATTTTTGAAGATGTATGTTTTTATACCGAGCCAAGTAAAATTGCAGCTGCCTCACTGATATCAGCTAGGTATCTTTTAGGTATTCAGCCCTGGTTTGATGATATTGTGGATATTTCTGGTTACAACATAATTGAGCTGATAGTTACTTCAAGATTATTATGTGCCAAGTTTGACAAAATCATGGTTACTGAATTTAAGAGAGTGATAGCTAAATATagttcttcaaaatataaaaatatttctgaaaagagcTATCCAAATACTATACACATTTAA